A window of Patescibacteria group bacterium contains these coding sequences:
- a CDS encoding chitobiase/beta-hexosaminidase C-terminal domain-containing protein codes for MKKQFMKSIVLMLFVLGSFCLLGSQALAKDSSTWGKVGVSGMDDQVSALAVYNNELYAGGFFSSADGIVSNQIAKWNGTSWSKVGTEGMNATISSLAVYNNELYAGGDFTTADGNPAIKIAKWNGSTWSSVGTSGMSGRPVSIVSSLTVYNNELYAGGIFNTVDGIAVDGIAKWNGVRWSKVSSGEVSSIWVEALAVYNNELYAGGLFTGAFGTTGIAKWNGTTWSKVGATGTSDDVYALAVYDNELYAGGSFLTADLINANYIAKWNGTEWSKVGTSGMDEAVYALTVYNNELYAGGFFGSADSVVTNHIARWNKTAWNKVGVSGLNSIVYALAVYNDELYAGGSFTTADGIITNNIASWYIDYIAPVTKASPTSGTYNTAKLITLTTDEPATTYYTKDGSTPTTSSAVYTTQINLSANTILKFFSKDVVGNIETVKTEIYIIDTIAPTTTASPVAGTYKTAQAITLKAVDTNTGVSATYYTTDGSTPTTSSSVYSSPITISQNATLKFFSKDNVGNTETVKTAVYVIDTVAPTTTASPVGGNYATDQTVTLTATDDNSGVSATYYTLDGKTPTTSSLVYSSPISLTSNTSLKFFSKDKAGNVEAVKTVVYAIDKLAPTTTASPIGGTYTSNQAVTLTAIDTNTGVSATYYTIDGSTPTASSSVYSSKITISQNTTLKFFSKDAVGNTENVKTEIYVIDKTAPITTASLESGTYTEAKTVTLTATDDNTGVLATYYTTDDSTPTTSSTVYSGPIAISENTTLKFFSKDKAGNLETVKTKVYVIDSLAPTTTATPASGTYNSIQNVTLKAVDTNSGIAKTYYTTDSTTPTTSSSVYSSPIAISKTTALRFFSKDTAGNTESVKTEIYVIDTQSPVTTATPASGTYSSTQTVTLKAVDTNTGVSATYYTTDGTIPTTQSLSYSAPIVISQNTSLKFFSIDAAGNKEVVKTENYIITNTFVDNSGKSEFNSGTTVIPFDEKIYLRNVILGRTYYSPTSNLELFFYRLPRQKVIHDLYIKMVRNKTAYDSNFNKKKSYPGYTILTSNIGTVKKDLYKNIDKHIKFKVAIRYSQKKLNKLNLNEKNLRLFIKNRDGAWQGPFTVYQNTKTNVLKFKIRNYRLKSEIAHAFPANTASISSLSNRSFSPAFYVQTLEFQTLEKLKFIIAEKNAMLVK; via the coding sequence ATGAAAAAACAATTCATGAAAAGCATTGTCTTGATGCTTTTTGTGTTGGGATCATTCTGTTTGCTAGGAAGCCAAGCGCTAGCAAAAGATAGCTCAACATGGGGAAAAGTAGGCGTTTCAGGTATGGATGATCAAGTTAGCGCATTAGCAGTATATAATAATGAATTATATGCTGGTGGATTTTTCAGTTCAGCTGACGGTATTGTCAGCAATCAAATTGCAAAATGGAATGGTACAAGCTGGAGCAAAGTTGGCACAGAAGGTATGAATGCTACAATCAGTTCTCTAGCAGTTTACAACAACGAATTATATGCCGGTGGAGATTTTACTACAGCTGATGGTAATCCTGCAATCAAAATTGCAAAATGGAATGGTAGCACTTGGAGCAGTGTTGGTACTTCTGGTATGAGTGGAAGACCTGTTTCTATTGTCTCTTCTTTGACAGTTTACAATAATGAATTATATGCTGGTGGAATTTTCAATACTGTTGATGGAATCGCAGTTGACGGTATTGCAAAATGGAATGGTGTCAGATGGAGTAAAGTAAGTTCAGGCGAGGTTTCAAGTATTTGGGTTGAAGCTTTAGCAGTTTACAATAATGAATTATATGCTGGTGGACTTTTTACAGGTGCTTTTGGAACAACAGGAATTGCAAAATGGAATGGAACGACTTGGAGCAAAGTTGGCGCTACAGGTACATCAGATGATGTTTATGCCTTAGCAGTATACGATAATGAATTATATGCTGGCGGATCTTTTCTTACTGCAGATTTAATTAATGCTAATTATATTGCAAAATGGAATGGTACAGAGTGGAGTAAAGTTGGCACATCAGGAATGGATGAAGCAGTTTATGCTTTAACAGTTTACAATAATGAATTATATGCTGGAGGATTCTTCGGTTCAGCAGACAGTGTCGTCACCAATCATATTGCTAGATGGAATAAAACAGCTTGGAACAAAGTTGGCGTTTCTGGATTGAATTCAATAGTTTATGCTTTAGCAGTATATAATGATGAATTATATGCAGGAGGATCTTTCACAACAGCTGATGGCATTATTACTAATAATATTGCTTCATGGTACATCGATTATATCGCTCCAGTAACAAAAGCTTCTCCAACAAGTGGAACATACAATACTGCAAAGTTAATTACTTTGACAACTGATGAACCAGCAACAACATATTACACAAAAGATGGTTCAACTCCAACTACATCTTCAGCAGTTTATACAACTCAAATCAATCTTTCAGCCAATACAATTTTGAAATTCTTTTCTAAAGATGTTGTCGGAAATATTGAAACAGTAAAAACAGAAATTTATATTATAGATACAATTGCTCCAACAACAACTGCATCACCGGTTGCCGGAACATACAAAACAGCTCAAGCTATCACTTTAAAAGCTGTTGATACAAATACTGGAGTTTCAGCAACATATTACACAACAGACGGCTCAACACCAACTACATCATCATCAGTTTATTCTTCACCAATCACAATTTCTCAAAATGCTACTCTTAAATTCTTCTCTAAAGACAATGTTGGAAATACTGAAACAGTAAAAACAGCAGTTTACGTAATTGATACAGTTGCTCCAACAACAACAGCATCACCAGTTGGTGGAAATTATGCAACAGACCAAACTGTTACTTTAACAGCGACTGATGACAATTCAGGTGTAAGCGCAACATATTATACACTAGATGGCAAAACTCCAACTACATCTTCTTTAGTTTATTCAAGCCCAATCAGTCTTACAAGTAATACATCATTGAAGTTTTTTTCTAAAGACAAAGCTGGAAATGTTGAAGCAGTAAAAACAGTAGTTTACGCTATTGATAAATTAGCTCCAACAACAACTGCATCACCTATTGGCGGAACATACACATCAAATCAAGCAGTTACTTTGACTGCAATTGATACAAATACTGGAGTTAGCGCAACATATTATACAATAGACGGCTCAACACCGACTGCTTCATCATCAGTTTATTCATCGAAAATAACAATTTCTCAAAATACTACTCTTAAATTCTTTTCTAAAGATGCAGTTGGAAATACCGAAAATGTAAAAACAGAAATTTATGTTATTGACAAGACAGCTCCTATTACAACAGCTTCTCTAGAAAGTGGAACATATACGGAAGCAAAAACAGTAACTTTAACAGCAACTGATGACAATACAGGCGTTTTAGCCACATATTACACAACTGATGATTCAACTCCAACGACATCGTCAACAGTTTATTCAGGCCCAATCGCAATTTCCGAAAATACAACCTTGAAATTCTTTTCTAAAGATAAAGCAGGCAATCTTGAAACAGTGAAAACAAAAGTCTACGTAATAGATTCATTAGCTCCAACAACAACAGCAACACCAGCTAGTGGAACATACAATTCAATTCAGAATGTTACATTAAAAGCAGTTGATACAAATTCTGGAATTGCCAAAACATATTACACAACTGACAGCACAACTCCAACCACATCATCATCAGTTTATTCTTCTCCTATTGCAATTTCAAAAACAACAGCTCTAAGATTCTTTTCTAAAGATACTGCTGGCAATACAGAATCAGTAAAAACAGAAATTTACGTTATAGACACACAAAGTCCAGTAACTACAGCAACACCAGCTAGCGGAACATACTCATCAACACAGACAGTAACTCTTAAGGCAGTTGACACTAATACTGGAGTTTCAGCAACATATTATACAACAGATGGCACAATTCCAACTACACAATCTTTATCTTACTCAGCTCCAATCGTAATTTCACAGAACACATCTCTAAAATTCTTTTCAATTGATGCAGCTGGAAATAAAGAAGTTGTAAAAACTGAAAATTATATTATCACAAATACATTCGTTGATAATTCTGGCAAAAGCGAATTTAATTCAGGAACAACAGTAATTCCATTTGACGAAAAAATTTATCTGAGAAATGTTATCTTAGGTCGCACATATTACAGTCCAACATCAAATCTTGAACTTTTCTTCTACAGATTGCCAAGACAAAAAGTAATTCATGATCTATATATCAAGATGGTTAGAAACAAGACAGCCTATGATTCAAATTTCAACAAGAAAAAGAGCTATCCAGGATACACTATATTAACTTCAAATATTGGCACAGTCAAAAAAGATTTGTACAAGAATATTGACAAGCACATTAAATTCAAAGTTGCCATCAGGTATTCACAGAAAAAGTTAAACAAATTGAATCTTAATGAAAAAAACCTAAGACTATTCATCAAAAATCGCGATGGCGCATGGCAAGGTCCTTTCACAGTTTACCAGAACACAAAAACCAATGTCCTAAAATTCAAGATCAGAAATTACAGACTAAAATCAGAAATAGCGCATGCATTCCCAGCAAATACAGCTAGTATCTCAAGCCTATCTAACAGATCTTTCTCTCCAGCCTTCTATGTCCAGACTCTAGAATTCCAAACTCTTGAAAAACTAAAATTCATAATTGCCGAAAAGAATGCAATGCTTGTCAAATAA